The Bacteroidota bacterium region ACTTAAAGATTGGCACTATCTTATACCAATTACGATTCAAAGTGATTGATAAATAAATTGAATTATATTTTTTTTAGTTGAGGCAAAAAATCTTTGCATCTAGGCTAAGCCTAGACGGAAATATTTTTTAACGAAGAATAAGGAAAATAAAAACAATTACGAAGTAATCATGAATTCCTTAATAAATTAATTCTCATGAATAATTTATATCGGTCATTTTGATTTGTGATTGGTATTAATCTCAAATTCATCCAAATAAAGCTACAAAAAATCTATTCCTTCAATAAAACTCGCCTCTTATTATTATTATTGACTATCAGTTCAATTACTTTTTAAAGCACAACAGGGATATCTGATTGATTTCCAACACACATACCTTAATTTTACAACTCAAATTTTAACCGGATACATCCTGCCTAAGGTGCATATTTTTGTATATTGCACGGCTTTAAATACAAAAATCATGGAATACTTAGATTTTGAACAACCTATCAAGGAACTAGAAGATCAGCTTGAAAAATGCATAGAATTGGGGAAACAAAGCGAAATAGATGTTTCTGAAACTTGCAACAAAATCAAGGAAAAACTTGACCACACTAAGAAAGAAATATACGGCAAATTGTCGGCATGGCAGAGAGTACAAGTATCTCGTCATCCATCAAGACCTTACACTCTCGATTATATAACAGCATTAGCGGGCGATACTTTTTTGGAGCTTCACGGCGACAGAAACGTAAAAGACGATAAAGCTATGATTGGCGGTTTGGGTAAAATAGACGGACAATCAGTAATGTTTATAGGTCAGCAAAAGGGTATCAATACCAAGATGCGTCAGTACAGAAACTTTGGGATGGCGAATCCTGAAGGCTACAGAAAAGCACTTCGTCTGATGAAAATGGCTGAGAAATACAATATTCCTGTTGTAACCTTAATAGACACTCCGGGTGCATTTCCTGGACTGGAAGCCGAAGAAAGAGGTCAGGGAGAAGCTATTGCCCGTAACATATACGAAATGACGATACTAAAAGTACCGATCATAAGTGTAGTTATTGGTGAAGGAGCTTCGGGCGGTGCATTAGGAATAGCTGTTGCCGATAAAGTAATGATGCTTGAAAACTCATGGTATTCAGTTATTTCTCCCGAAAACTGCTCTACAATTTTATGGAGAAGTTGGGATTTCAAAGAGAGAGCTGCCGAAGCGCTAAAACTCACCGCTGACGATATGCTTAAAAACGAATTAGTAGATGCCATTATCAAGGAACCTCTGGGTGGAGCTCATCAAAACAGAGAGGAAACTTATGAGACTGTAAAAGGTGAAGTTCTAAAAGCTATCGAAGAATTGAAAGCTTTAGATTCGGAAGATATGGTAAATAAGAGAATTGAGAAATTCTCAAATATGGGAGTTTACGAAGAATAGATTTTTGATATAACCGTCATTCCGACCGAAGTGGAGGAATCTGTTACATATTTGCTATAAAGCTCAACAGATTCCTCCATGCGCTACGCTTAGTCGGAATGACGTATATTACTGAAGTTCTTTCCGAAGCATATCGAATGCCATTGCAACTGCTCTTCCCTGCATTTTTTCGCGCGGTTGACCGAAATTAAATTCTTTAACAATAGTTTTTTC contains the following coding sequences:
- a CDS encoding acetyl-CoA carboxylase carboxyltransferase subunit alpha, with amino-acid sequence MEYLDFEQPIKELEDQLEKCIELGKQSEIDVSETCNKIKEKLDHTKKEIYGKLSAWQRVQVSRHPSRPYTLDYITALAGDTFLELHGDRNVKDDKAMIGGLGKIDGQSVMFIGQQKGINTKMRQYRNFGMANPEGYRKALRLMKMAEKYNIPVVTLIDTPGAFPGLEAEERGQGEAIARNIYEMTILKVPIISVVIGEGASGGALGIAVADKVMMLENSWYSVISPENCSTILWRSWDFKERAAEALKLTADDMLKNELVDAIIKEPLGGAHQNREETYETVKGEVLKAIEELKALDSEDMVNKRIEKFSNMGVYEE